The Vibrio tasmaniensis genome includes a region encoding these proteins:
- a CDS encoding sensor histidine kinase, whose translation MKQASVNRVSIKRDIYLYLFGIVVLLTAIYSLMVSQSYQIGLNESAKYGFLYELEVAEQHYLETGQLPDYQNPTFQAFLSYSDLPAKFQQAFDWKTFDNDAIYDHYHPSPNNESGQYLYAAKHQVSGKDEALYIISEYDEAIYLNLFELNPPDSVNQINNAFIAIGALLLLVFLIIRLLIHRVTKPIIRLSKWSESLDVDKTEGLTQFRYKEIDQLASQLIKSVQGERQANERESFFLKAASHELRTPIATISASGDMLVRLSESIPNSGQRAVARIQRSATNMKALVTTLLWMSRNNEIETNYEQIKLTPLLDNIIESQRYLLKNKEVEIHTKVDQGEHSLPRELTEVVITNLVRNAFQHGGSGNIRITLTEHQFELTNRLEDENLANDSEQQTSFGIGLELIDRVCQNQGWQFTHETHNNEFIVKVTL comes from the coding sequence ATGAAACAGGCAAGCGTGAATCGAGTCAGTATTAAGCGCGATATTTACCTCTATCTGTTTGGCATTGTCGTGCTATTGACTGCCATCTACAGCTTAATGGTGTCTCAAAGCTACCAAATTGGCCTCAATGAATCGGCAAAGTATGGATTCCTGTATGAATTAGAAGTCGCAGAACAACATTACCTCGAAACAGGGCAACTGCCAGACTACCAAAACCCAACATTCCAAGCCTTTCTGAGTTATTCAGATCTGCCTGCTAAGTTCCAACAAGCCTTTGATTGGAAAACATTTGATAACGATGCTATTTATGATCATTACCACCCTTCACCTAACAATGAATCAGGGCAATACCTCTATGCCGCCAAACATCAAGTTTCTGGTAAAGATGAAGCCTTGTACATCATTTCTGAATATGATGAAGCCATCTACTTGAATCTATTCGAGCTGAACCCACCCGATTCCGTGAACCAAATTAACAATGCCTTCATTGCCATCGGTGCCCTTTTACTCTTGGTATTTTTGATCATTCGCCTGCTGATACATCGAGTCACCAAACCGATTATTAGGCTATCAAAATGGTCTGAATCTCTGGATGTGGACAAGACTGAAGGTCTGACTCAATTTCGCTATAAAGAAATCGACCAGTTAGCTTCCCAACTAATTAAAAGCGTGCAGGGCGAACGTCAGGCCAATGAGCGGGAGAGCTTTTTCTTAAAAGCAGCAAGCCACGAGTTAAGAACACCGATTGCCACTATTTCAGCCAGTGGCGATATGCTGGTTCGGTTGTCTGAAAGTATTCCTAACAGCGGACAACGAGCGGTAGCGCGAATCCAACGCTCAGCCACCAACATGAAAGCCTTGGTAACAACGCTGTTGTGGATGAGTCGTAATAACGAGATAGAGACCAACTACGAGCAAATCAAGCTGACTCCCCTGCTCGATAACATTATCGAAAGCCAACGTTATCTTTTAAAAAACAAAGAAGTAGAGATTCACACCAAGGTCGACCAAGGCGAACACTCCCTTCCCCGCGAGTTAACTGAGGTTGTGATCACCAACTTAGTCCGAAATGCATTTCAACACGGCGGTAGCGGAAATATCAGGATCACACTGACAGAACATCAGTTTGAGTTAACCAACCGTTTGGAAGATGAAAACCTAGCAAACGACTCTGAACAACAAACCTCTTTTGGTATCGGCCTAGAGCTCATAGATCGCGTTTGTCAGAACCAAGGTTGGCAGTTTACTCATGAAACTCACAACAATGAGTTCATCGTTAAAGTCACGCTGTAG
- a CDS encoding efflux RND transporter periplasmic adaptor subunit: MKFKKPLSVLVGFAAIFIALVVVDVLEPEATEPVKKQAVLAPVSVLEVIPSQHESTLTVLGLTAARWPVQLKASSSAQLKWLNENIEPGDLVNKGDVLAKLDTSAVDANLAQASSVLKQAELELKKAKHEQTVALRMLNPKTSSSFARREPQVLAAKANLKQAKQAHLSAQKLLEESVITAPFDAVIMKRHISPREWIAAGQVTFELAASDSIDIELPISEMHWQQVQAALTEPSITVVSRSGNQWPAKVRFVSPQVNAVTRQRQVVLSVEAPYQSKPRLFPNQQVQAVVNLGLKDNVVSVPLSAMTRDGYVWTLDNNDRLRKESVVLVGQGNQTFDIQLSEQSEEVRLVVQYPLASMLIGKQVEPNFYQDDSSESMIAIQSDDEQIEEENQ; encoded by the coding sequence ATGAAATTTAAAAAGCCACTTTCTGTATTAGTTGGTTTCGCAGCCATTTTTATCGCATTGGTTGTCGTTGATGTACTGGAACCTGAAGCTACCGAGCCAGTTAAGAAACAAGCTGTCCTTGCTCCAGTCTCAGTTTTAGAGGTGATACCCTCACAGCACGAATCGACGTTAACGGTATTAGGCTTAACCGCTGCTCGTTGGCCAGTGCAGCTAAAAGCGTCGAGTAGTGCTCAATTAAAGTGGTTAAATGAAAACATTGAACCGGGGGATTTGGTTAACAAAGGCGATGTGTTAGCAAAATTAGATACAAGCGCAGTTGATGCGAACTTGGCTCAAGCTTCGAGTGTATTGAAACAAGCAGAGTTGGAGTTGAAAAAGGCTAAGCATGAGCAAACGGTCGCGTTAAGAATGCTGAACCCGAAAACGAGTTCGTCTTTTGCTCGCAGAGAGCCTCAAGTACTGGCTGCGAAAGCTAACCTGAAACAAGCAAAGCAGGCTCACCTAAGCGCACAGAAGTTGCTGGAAGAGTCTGTGATTACTGCGCCCTTTGATGCGGTGATCATGAAACGCCATATTAGCCCAAGAGAATGGATAGCAGCGGGGCAAGTGACTTTTGAACTAGCTGCCAGTGATTCAATTGATATTGAGTTGCCGATCTCAGAAATGCATTGGCAACAAGTTCAAGCGGCGCTTACTGAACCGAGCATCACTGTGGTGAGCCGTTCTGGGAACCAGTGGCCCGCCAAAGTGCGTTTTGTGTCTCCTCAAGTTAATGCGGTTACCCGTCAAAGACAAGTGGTGTTGTCGGTTGAAGCACCGTATCAAAGTAAGCCAAGACTGTTTCCAAATCAGCAGGTTCAAGCCGTGGTCAATTTAGGATTAAAGGACAACGTAGTCAGTGTCCCTTTAAGCGCGATGACACGAGATGGATATGTGTGGACGTTAGATAATAACGACCGTTTACGCAAAGAGTCTGTAGTGCTTGTTGGGCAAGGTAATCAAACGTTCGATATTCAGTTAAGTGAGCAAAGCGAGGAGGTTCGCCTAGTGGTTCAGTATCCGCTTGCTTCGATGCTTATTGGTAAACAAGTCGAGCCTAACTTTTATCAAGATGATAGTTCAGAATCCATGATCGCGATCCAATCTGATGATGAACAGATTGAGGAGGAAAACCAATGA
- a CDS encoding ABC transporter six-transmembrane domain-containing protein: MLFKHPISLLTIIRLNPLKVAATWLMVLAENVMLILLPLFIGYAIDGVLNQSFQPLMMLAAILLVLVVISVVRRFYDTRVYGAIRVKLANLVERNLRGLSISTKDARLTMSRELVDFLEDDLPTLMTAIVQLVATVVILSTFHFSLALCMLFSGLSMLVIYGVFHRTFTRLNGQFNDQVEQQVKLLSGVRLSALRWHFERLKQCEIKLSDTEAVVYGLIFIVLFGAVIGNLWMVSQLIEPTAGQVFSIVTYSLEFVETAVMLPITLQTLSRLTEISQRLNHTSLQPVTGEISHEI, encoded by the coding sequence ATGCTATTCAAACATCCCATCTCTCTGCTGACGATCATTAGGCTTAACCCATTAAAGGTCGCTGCGACTTGGTTAATGGTATTGGCTGAAAACGTGATGCTTATTCTGCTGCCGCTGTTTATTGGTTACGCCATCGACGGAGTGCTAAACCAGAGCTTTCAGCCTTTGATGATGCTGGCTGCGATTCTTCTTGTACTGGTGGTTATCAGCGTCGTTCGTCGTTTTTATGATACCCGTGTGTATGGTGCAATTCGCGTAAAGCTGGCAAACCTTGTCGAGCGTAACCTGCGCGGTTTATCTATTTCGACCAAAGATGCGCGGCTAACCATGTCTCGTGAGCTGGTTGATTTCCTAGAAGATGATTTGCCTACTCTGATGACGGCGATAGTTCAACTGGTCGCGACGGTGGTTATCCTTTCAACGTTTCACTTCTCATTGGCGCTTTGCATGTTGTTTTCGGGATTGTCGATGCTGGTTATCTACGGCGTATTCCACCGAACATTTACTCGACTCAATGGCCAATTTAACGATCAAGTAGAGCAGCAAGTGAAATTGCTGAGTGGTGTTCGTTTATCTGCACTCCGCTGGCACTTTGAGCGCCTAAAACAGTGTGAAATCAAGCTTTCAGATACCGAAGCTGTTGTTTATGGGCTGATTTTTATCGTGTTGTTTGGCGCGGTCATCGGCAATTTATGGATGGTGAGTCAGCTTATCGAGCCGACCGCAGGGCAAGTGTTCTCCATCGTCACTTATTCACTCGAGTTTGTTGAAACTGCAGTAATGTTGCCAATCACGTTACAAACCCTTTCTCGTCTCACTGAAATCAGTCAGCGCCTTAATCACACCTCACTTCAGCCTGTTACCGGGGAGATATCTCATGAAATTTAA
- a CDS encoding response regulator transcription factor — protein MSINALLIEDDSDLAEAIADYMELDGFEFDFAYNGSAGLNLALEGRYDIILTDINMPKMDGLDVCQSLRKQGVTTPILMLTARDTLQDKIAGFEVGSDDYLVKPFAMEELKVRLMALVRRAQGSVTSLSVADLKLDLDKHQAIRDGKLLKLSPVCWRMLVMLVRNSPNVVSKAKLEEAWEDEMPSSDSMKAHLFKLRQVVDAPFDSKLVHTVHGIGVVLHEEPS, from the coding sequence ATGAGTATTAACGCCCTGTTGATTGAAGACGACAGCGACTTGGCAGAAGCCATTGCAGACTATATGGAACTCGACGGTTTCGAATTCGATTTTGCTTACAATGGCAGCGCGGGTCTAAATCTCGCTTTAGAGGGGCGTTATGACATCATCTTAACGGACATCAACATGCCTAAAATGGATGGGCTTGATGTCTGCCAATCTCTTAGGAAGCAAGGCGTGACCACTCCGATTCTCATGTTGACGGCAAGAGACACGTTACAAGACAAAATCGCAGGGTTTGAGGTCGGTTCGGATGACTATCTAGTGAAGCCTTTTGCGATGGAAGAACTCAAAGTACGGCTGATGGCATTAGTGCGCCGCGCTCAAGGTTCAGTGACATCCCTGTCTGTCGCAGATCTCAAACTGGACTTAGACAAGCACCAAGCCATTAGAGACGGCAAGCTATTAAAGCTCTCCCCCGTCTGTTGGCGAATGCTCGTTATGTTAGTTCGAAACAGCCCTAACGTGGTGAGCAAAGCCAAGCTTGAAGAAGCATGGGAAGACGAAATGCCAAGTTCGGATAGCATGAAAGCGCACCTGTTTAAGCTCCGCCAAGTGGTCGATGCGCCCTTTGATTCAAAGCTAGTCCACACGGTTCATGGCATTGGTGTTGTCTTGCATGAGGAGCCATCATGA
- a CDS encoding efflux RND transporter permease subunit — MSWMTKWFINNPVAANLLMMAIVISGVLAFGQLRVESFPQIAPSSISISVVYPGGTAQQIDESVTQRIEESISGIAGIKQITSQSSAGVSQVMVRKTSDTDLDKLLDDIRNQVNAINGFPVQAEKPQVVRNEFTNLAAFVVVSGPRTDAELQPIAKQLEQALKKNPRISKVSNWGTRMSQLVIEPDTDQLKALGLSLEDLAGLVEQRSLESRSGELISDKGRMVIRGDGYADDLQKLNQLVVISGSNGKILLGDIAKLSRGYQYSGSIVRNNGSNAIALRVSTSQTDNLLKVSEDIRETLERQRAILPSDIELNTMADMAPYIEDQLFRLSENAWQGLLIVVILLGVFLEIRLAFWVAMGIPIALTGTLAAMQLFNYSINDITLFGFILVLGVLVDDAVVVGEAIHEKRTGNTGYSHNINGLPNLNSHSNINGKAAAWQGVNSVSVATVFGVLTTIAAFSPMLWINNELAKVLAGFSAVVIFALLFSLIESKFILPSHLAQLSVKKPSTSIFAKVQSAAQGGLQWFNLNIYKPVLEFALGYKVASLLGFVAVISLAYGMWSNGAIRSALFPEIPGRYVTAIIGLEDGAPLPLQRQALLQVEQAMTRVEKDLMDNYPLQEKPIVNLLAWSDGYGEIEVTAELTTESLSSLPGNLLLKKWRENTGPIEGAYSVKFSAAEEPAGGTFLTISSNDRDLAYLVSEQLSETLASLKGVSDVYDDGQDGLPQVRLVLNQYGQQLGLTQVKLAQLAGEAFGEREVHRLLENGQETKVLLQYPREERRTLAQLQQAIIMLPNGGSVMIGDIAELRHEQEPQVVYRRDREQVINLYWKQNRKLQSPEKTREQLEETIDSLHLQYPSVTIKAGGEFEEIGEVSNGFKSAMILTLLMIYILLAVPLKSYWQPMIIMAVIPFGFAGAIFGHYLMDLPISILSMFGMMAMTGIVINDSLVLITRFNSEYRQGVPLQQALIIAGTSRLRAIFLTTITTVCGLLPLLSETAEQAQYLKPAAVSLVFGELFATAVTLILIPVLLGLFCRKPPLVENLIEQEVHEQDSLEELTLERS, encoded by the coding sequence ATGAGTTGGATGACTAAATGGTTTATCAATAATCCTGTTGCTGCCAATTTATTGATGATGGCGATTGTTATCAGTGGTGTGCTTGCGTTTGGACAATTACGTGTCGAATCGTTTCCTCAAATTGCGCCATCGTCAATTAGCATCAGCGTTGTTTACCCTGGAGGTACCGCGCAACAAATAGACGAAAGTGTGACACAGCGAATCGAAGAGTCGATTAGTGGTATTGCTGGCATCAAACAGATTACCAGTCAGTCCAGTGCTGGGGTGTCTCAGGTCATGGTTCGTAAAACCAGTGACACGGATCTAGATAAGCTTCTGGATGACATTCGTAATCAAGTTAACGCGATCAATGGTTTTCCTGTGCAGGCTGAAAAGCCTCAAGTGGTGCGTAATGAGTTTACTAACTTAGCTGCGTTTGTGGTGGTGTCTGGGCCGAGAACTGATGCAGAATTACAACCTATTGCCAAACAACTGGAACAAGCACTAAAGAAGAATCCTCGTATCTCGAAGGTGTCAAATTGGGGTACTCGAATGTCTCAATTGGTTATTGAACCCGATACCGACCAACTTAAGGCGTTAGGGCTGAGCTTGGAAGACTTAGCTGGGCTAGTAGAACAACGTTCGCTTGAATCTCGTAGTGGAGAGCTCATTAGTGACAAAGGCCGTATGGTGATTCGCGGGGACGGTTATGCCGATGATTTACAGAAACTGAACCAGCTTGTTGTGATTTCTGGGAGCAACGGGAAAATACTATTGGGTGATATCGCCAAGCTCAGCCGTGGTTACCAGTACAGCGGTTCAATCGTACGTAACAACGGTTCAAATGCCATCGCTTTAAGGGTTAGCACCAGCCAAACTGACAATCTACTTAAGGTCAGTGAAGACATCCGAGAAACACTGGAGAGACAACGTGCGATCTTACCGTCTGACATTGAGCTTAATACCATGGCCGACATGGCACCCTACATTGAAGATCAATTATTTCGTCTGAGTGAAAACGCTTGGCAAGGCCTGTTGATAGTGGTGATTCTACTTGGGGTCTTTCTTGAAATAAGGCTCGCATTTTGGGTTGCGATGGGTATTCCAATTGCGCTTACTGGTACGCTCGCGGCAATGCAGCTGTTTAATTACAGCATCAATGACATCACCCTATTTGGTTTTATTTTGGTTCTCGGCGTACTAGTAGACGATGCGGTTGTCGTCGGGGAAGCGATTCATGAAAAAAGAACGGGTAACACCGGCTATTCTCATAATATCAATGGGTTACCAAATCTAAACAGCCACTCGAATATAAATGGAAAGGCAGCCGCTTGGCAGGGCGTTAACTCAGTATCAGTAGCAACCGTGTTTGGTGTGCTCACAACCATCGCAGCGTTCTCTCCAATGTTATGGATTAACAATGAGCTAGCCAAAGTGCTTGCCGGGTTTTCGGCAGTGGTGATCTTCGCTTTGCTCTTCTCGCTCATCGAAAGTAAGTTCATTTTGCCGTCACACTTGGCTCAGCTTTCGGTGAAAAAGCCATCTACAAGTATCTTCGCCAAGGTTCAGAGTGCAGCGCAAGGCGGGTTACAGTGGTTTAATCTCAACATTTACAAGCCAGTACTGGAGTTTGCGCTTGGCTACAAAGTCGCGTCCTTACTTGGGTTTGTGGCCGTTATCTCACTGGCTTATGGCATGTGGTCTAACGGTGCGATTCGCAGTGCATTGTTCCCTGAAATTCCGGGGCGTTATGTAACCGCAATTATCGGTTTGGAAGATGGAGCTCCGTTGCCTTTACAGCGACAAGCTTTGTTGCAAGTCGAACAAGCTATGACGCGTGTAGAAAAAGACTTAATGGACAACTATCCCTTGCAAGAGAAACCCATTGTTAATTTGCTTGCTTGGTCTGATGGCTATGGTGAAATTGAAGTCACCGCCGAGCTCACCACTGAATCATTAAGTTCATTGCCGGGCAATTTATTGTTGAAGAAATGGAGAGAAAACACAGGACCGATAGAAGGTGCTTACTCAGTTAAGTTTAGTGCGGCAGAGGAGCCTGCAGGTGGTACTTTCTTAACGATTTCGTCCAATGATCGTGACCTAGCTTATCTTGTTAGCGAACAGTTGTCGGAAACTTTGGCCTCGTTAAAAGGTGTATCAGATGTCTACGATGATGGTCAAGATGGTTTGCCGCAAGTCCGCTTGGTATTGAACCAATATGGTCAGCAACTCGGGCTAACTCAAGTAAAACTGGCTCAGCTTGCAGGAGAAGCATTTGGAGAAAGAGAAGTTCATCGCCTATTAGAAAATGGGCAAGAAACCAAGGTGCTTTTGCAATATCCGAGAGAGGAGCGTAGAACCTTAGCTCAGCTACAACAGGCAATTATCATGCTGCCCAACGGTGGAAGCGTGATGATTGGTGATATTGCCGAGCTTCGTCATGAGCAAGAACCGCAAGTGGTTTACCGTCGTGACAGAGAGCAAGTGATCAACCTCTATTGGAAGCAGAACAGAAAGCTGCAATCACCAGAGAAAACACGTGAGCAACTTGAAGAAACCATCGACTCTCTGCACCTACAGTATCCAAGTGTCACGATAAAAGCGGGCGGTGAATTTGAAGAAATAGGTGAAGTGTCGAATGGCTTTAAATCAGCGATGATACTAACGCTACTCATGATCTACATTTTGTTGGCTGTGCCGTTGAAGTCTTACTGGCAGCCGATGATCATCATGGCAGTGATACCGTTTGGCTTTGCAGGTGCGATTTTTGGTCACTACTTGATGGATTTACCCATCAGCATTCTTTCGATGTTCGGTATGATGGCAATGACAGGCATCGTGATCAACGATTCGTTGGTGTTGATCACGCGTTTTAATAGTGAATATCGTCAAGGTGTACCGTTGCAACAAGCCTTGATCATTGCGGGTACCAGTCGTTTGAGAGCGATTTTCTTAACCACCATTACAACGGTGTGTGGATTGTTGCCATTGCTAAGTGAGACTGCAGAACAGGCGCAATACTTGAAACCAGCGGCAGTATCTTTGGTGTTTGGTGAGTTGTTTGCCACAGCGGTGACTCTGATTTTGATTCCCGTGCTGCTTGGTCTGTTTTGTCGCAAGCCGCCGCTAGTTGAAAATCTAATCGAACAAGAAGTACATGAACAAGATTCATTAGAAGAACTCACTTTGGAACGCTCGTGA
- a CDS encoding sterol desaturase family protein, whose amino-acid sequence MDFTMDSIGNFLSQTFTETSIILTETWVDDNFLLLALALFIFELIRYAFKKKLTWNMLGDSATNLVTLFFLLVTVFFVGLAYVGAFVYAYENFSLTQLPISGWTILGCLILADLAYYWEHRFLHSNGLAWGTHSVHHSSPYFNISVAYRFGPLDWFFPFFFHLPLILLGFNPFVVLMCETVVQLFQTLLHTETVKRLPRPVEAVFNTPSHHRVHHATNKQYLDKNYAGIFIIWDKMFGTFAKEEEEVRYGVFPRINSVNPFKVYFHGYVKLGQQLWHAPNWNHRLQILIQPPIWAWKRERETK is encoded by the coding sequence ATGGATTTCACTATGGATAGCATTGGGAATTTTCTCTCTCAAACATTCACAGAAACGAGCATCATCCTGACCGAGACTTGGGTAGACGACAACTTTCTACTGCTTGCTCTGGCTCTGTTTATCTTTGAGCTTATCCGTTATGCCTTTAAGAAAAAGCTCACCTGGAACATGTTGGGAGACAGCGCGACCAACTTAGTCACTTTGTTCTTCTTATTGGTTACCGTTTTCTTTGTCGGGTTAGCCTATGTGGGCGCGTTTGTTTACGCTTACGAGAATTTCAGCCTGACTCAATTGCCAATATCTGGTTGGACAATTCTTGGTTGCCTGATCTTGGCCGATCTCGCGTATTACTGGGAGCACCGATTCTTACACAGCAACGGTTTAGCATGGGGAACGCACTCGGTTCACCATAGCTCGCCTTACTTTAATATCTCGGTCGCCTATCGCTTTGGGCCTTTAGATTGGTTCTTCCCGTTCTTCTTTCACTTGCCGTTAATTCTGCTCGGCTTTAATCCGTTTGTAGTGCTGATGTGTGAAACCGTTGTTCAACTGTTTCAAACACTGCTGCACACTGAAACCGTTAAACGCCTGCCCCGCCCTGTAGAAGCGGTGTTTAATACGCCTTCACACCACCGAGTGCATCACGCGACCAACAAGCAGTATCTTGATAAGAACTATGCAGGCATCTTCATTATTTGGGACAAGATGTTCGGTACCTTCGCCAAAGAAGAGGAAGAAGTCAGATATGGTGTGTTCCCGAGAATCAACTCTGTGAACCCATTTAAGGTATATTTCCATGGCTACGTTAAACTAGGCCAACAGTTGTGGCACGCGCCAAATTGGAACCACCGACTACAAATTCTTATTCAACCGCCTATCTGGGCTTGGAAAAGAGAACGAGAAACAAAGTAA
- a CDS encoding DOPA 4,5-dioxygenase family protein — protein MYHGHIYFPLRFAEQAETLRQKILSERKDVLETFPLIQRLVGPHKMPMFEIHFVNKESGIVEWLEQERGDMSVLIHPVTGGEETLDHTVRATWLGRELGVFEETLTS, from the coding sequence ATGTACCACGGTCATATCTATTTCCCTCTGCGCTTTGCAGAGCAAGCAGAAACACTGCGTCAGAAAATCCTCTCAGAGCGTAAAGATGTGTTAGAGACTTTCCCACTAATACAGCGTTTGGTTGGCCCGCATAAAATGCCGATGTTTGAGATTCACTTTGTGAATAAAGAGTCGGGTATTGTCGAATGGCTTGAGCAAGAGCGTGGCGATATGTCGGTGCTGATTCACCCAGTAACGGGCGGCGAAGAAACGCTAGACCACACAGTTCGTGCGACTTGGCTTGGTCGCGAGCTGGGTGTATTTGAAGAAACGCTGACTAGCTAA